In Desulfovibrio sp. 86, the following proteins share a genomic window:
- the dnaX gene encoding DNA polymerase III subunit gamma/tau, with product MKHLSLASRYRPQTFAQVAGQDMVKAVLSRAAAEDRPAAAYLLSGTRGVGKTTIARIFAKALNCEHAPGPEPCNECAQCRKITQGIHVDVTEIDGASNNSVEDARSLRETIGYAPMEGRYKVFIIDEAHMLTRNAFNALLKTLEEPPERVVFIFATTEAHKFPITIVSRCQHFVFRHLGEDALVEHLSGVLRKEGVSFEESAVRLLARRAAGSVRDSMSLLDQTLALGGAELTAAATRQVLGLAGQEMFGNLFTALHAQDCAAVADLCGQILQQGVDIGFFIRELAGNLRNLFLLRQGGEAMLPSLRLPADEAALWQSIAPRFSTAHLHAAWQMTLDSQRGIVQSPEPAAALELLLLNLAMLPQLLPVGQLTPAQMTPAQMTPAQMGGQASGQPSGQTSGQAQGQSNGQATKQAPDQAQATATASRAASPQPAGQPVGHAAPQPPHAGSEASRNGYAAQNAGRSPARPRDAATAPGPATDGDEAEGSDPAAGSPSRNKNLRTDDSRVSRAPEGAASTPQKPAAPVEDDAPWGDDADGAWGAPPYADADMDDAAGVDASGGIPWDSAGPDSDMAAPAAPAPRTADVAPRPAGDSSRNWQDFYDFCIAEQAAARPAPAPYTLRGIGVQWQDNTLRLQPRTETQLNQLEKQGKALYAALAAFGAADTRVEIVPPKPHRPEAELIAEFSRKEALQPCLEVLNASLKGCRPMES from the coding sequence ATGAAACATCTTTCCCTCGCATCGCGCTACCGCCCCCAGACCTTTGCCCAGGTGGCGGGACAGGACATGGTCAAGGCCGTCCTCTCCCGCGCCGCAGCCGAGGACAGGCCCGCCGCCGCCTATCTTTTGAGCGGCACTCGCGGTGTGGGCAAGACCACCATTGCCAGAATTTTCGCCAAGGCCCTCAACTGCGAGCATGCGCCCGGCCCGGAACCCTGCAATGAATGCGCCCAGTGCCGCAAGATCACGCAGGGCATCCATGTGGACGTCACCGAAATCGACGGCGCTTCCAACAACAGTGTCGAAGACGCCCGCTCCCTGCGCGAAACCATCGGCTACGCCCCCATGGAAGGCCGCTACAAGGTCTTCATCATCGACGAAGCCCACATGCTCACGCGCAACGCCTTCAACGCCCTGCTCAAAACGCTGGAAGAGCCGCCGGAGCGCGTGGTATTCATCTTCGCCACCACGGAAGCGCACAAATTTCCCATCACCATTGTGAGCCGCTGCCAACATTTCGTTTTTCGCCATCTGGGCGAAGACGCGCTGGTGGAGCACCTTTCTGGCGTGCTGCGCAAGGAAGGCGTCAGCTTTGAAGAAAGCGCCGTGCGTCTGCTGGCCCGCCGGGCCGCTGGCAGCGTGCGCGACAGCATGTCCCTGCTGGATCAGACCCTGGCCCTCGGCGGGGCGGAACTGACCGCAGCCGCCACACGGCAGGTGCTCGGCCTGGCCGGGCAGGAAATGTTCGGCAATCTTTTTACGGCCCTGCACGCGCAGGACTGCGCAGCCGTGGCCGACCTCTGCGGCCAGATATTGCAGCAGGGCGTGGACATAGGATTTTTCATCCGCGAACTGGCGGGCAACCTGCGCAATCTTTTTCTTTTGCGCCAGGGCGGCGAGGCCATGCTGCCGAGCCTGCGCCTGCCCGCTGACGAAGCCGCCCTGTGGCAAAGCATCGCGCCGCGTTTTTCCACCGCGCACCTGCACGCCGCCTGGCAAATGACGCTCGATTCGCAACGCGGCATTGTGCAAAGTCCGGAACCGGCGGCGGCCCTTGAACTCTTGCTGCTCAATCTGGCCATGCTGCCGCAATTGCTGCCCGTGGGCCAATTGACGCCCGCACAGATGACGCCTGCGCAGATGACGCCTGCGCAGATGGGTGGCCAGGCATCGGGCCAGCCATCTGGTCAGACTTCAGGGCAAGCGCAAGGCCAGTCGAATGGGCAAGCCACAAAGCAAGCCCCAGACCAGGCGCAAGCCACGGCCACGGCGTCCCGCGCCGCCAGCCCGCAGCCTGCGGGCCAGCCTGTCGGGCACGCTGCGCCGCAACCGCCCCACGCCGGGAGCGAAGCCTCCCGCAACGGCTACGCCGCGCAGAACGCGGGCCGAAGCCCGGCGCGCCCGCGTGACGCGGCCACGGCTCCCGGCCCTGCCACTGACGGGGATGAGGCCGAAGGCTCTGATCCTGCCGCAGGCAGCCCTTCACGGAACAAGAATTTACGCACAGATGACAGCCGCGTTTCACGAGCGCCGGAGGGCGCGGCCTCTACGCCGCAAAAGCCCGCCGCCCCGGTGGAAGACGACGCCCCGTGGGGCGACGACGCTGACGGCGCGTGGGGCGCTCCGCCCTATGCGGATGCGGATATGGACGACGCCGCCGGTGTTGACGCTTCCGGCGGGATTCCCTGGGACAGCGCCGGGCCCGACAGCGATATGGCAGCGCCAGCGGCTCCTGCGCCCAGGACGGCGGACGTTGCGCCAAGGCCAGCAGGCGACTCCAGCCGCAACTGGCAGGATTTTTATGACTTCTGCATTGCGGAGCAGGCCGCAGCACGTCCCGCTCCCGCGCCGTATACCCTTCGCGGCATCGGCGTGCAGTGGCAGGATAACACGCTGCGGCTGCAGCCAAGAACGGAAACCCAGCTGAACCAGCTTGAAAAACAGGGCAAAGCGCTGTATGCGGCATTGGCTGCATTTGGCGCGGCGGATACGCGGGTGGAAATCGTCCCACCAAAGCCGCACCGCCCTGAGGCCGAGCTTATTGCGGAATTCAGCCGTAAAGAGGCCCTGCAACCCTGCCTTGAGGTGCTCAACGCCTCATTGAAGGGCTGCCGCCCCATGGAATCGTGA
- a CDS encoding CobD/CbiB family cobalamin biosynthesis protein: MSLPHGLALVFPWSVWECWWLAPVALVLDLWLGDPALPWRHPVCLVGKALDWLERPARRFMLAAGAGHERCRGRLAGALALLVLVACTGFAVWAAVSLPLVGLLAAAYLAWAGLAMGSLLQTGELVLERVEQAPEAEARQALSWLVSRDTSAMDCPLMRKTLADTLSENLTDAFTAPFFWLLMGGPVALWCYKAVSTTDSMWGYMTEKWRWLGWAGARADDGLAFVPARLAALSAALVHALFLLRQRLEAACCGGGRDGGRDGDESRGGTALWSRYCPGSWPGRWPGLAVVARQASGMPSPNSGWPMTACAWLCGARMAGPSVYFGQLVDKPWLGPPPDKGEPGASSAVWDAPRLLALCDLLRQSALYGGLVLWALALVCLFIF, encoded by the coding sequence GTGAGCCTGCCCCACGGGCTGGCCCTTGTTTTCCCCTGGTCCGTGTGGGAGTGCTGGTGGCTGGCCCCTGTGGCCCTTGTTCTGGATTTATGGCTCGGCGATCCCGCCTTGCCCTGGCGGCATCCTGTCTGCCTTGTGGGCAAAGCGCTCGACTGGCTGGAGCGCCCCGCGCGGCGCTTCATGCTGGCGGCGGGGGCCGGGCATGAGCGGTGCCGGGGCAGGCTGGCCGGAGCGCTGGCCCTGCTCGTGCTGGTCGCCTGTACGGGATTCGCCGTCTGGGCAGCGGTGTCTTTGCCCCTGGTGGGCCTGCTGGCGGCCGCCTATCTGGCCTGGGCCGGACTTGCCATGGGCAGTCTGCTGCAAACGGGCGAACTTGTGCTGGAAAGGGTGGAGCAGGCTCCGGAAGCCGAGGCCCGCCAGGCGCTGTCATGGCTGGTAAGCCGTGACACCAGCGCCATGGATTGCCCCCTCATGCGCAAGACCCTGGCCGACACGCTTTCCGAAAATCTTACGGATGCCTTTACAGCGCCTTTTTTCTGGCTGCTCATGGGCGGGCCGGTGGCCCTCTGGTGCTACAAGGCCGTGAGCACCACGGATTCCATGTGGGGCTACATGACGGAAAAATGGCGCTGGCTCGGCTGGGCCGGGGCGCGGGCCGACGATGGGCTGGCCTTTGTGCCCGCGCGTCTGGCCGCCTTGAGCGCGGCGCTGGTTCACGCTCTTTTTTTGCTGCGGCAAAGACTTGAGGCGGCGTGCTGCGGCGGTGGCCGTGACGGTGGCCGTGACGGTGACGAGAGCAGAGGCGGTACTGCCCTGTGGTCCAGATATTGCCCCGGCAGCTGGCCCGGCCGCTGGCCCGGTCTGGCCGTGGTGGCCCGCCAGGCTTCGGGCATGCCCAGCCCCAATTCGGGCTGGCCCATGACGGCCTGCGCCTGGCTGTGCGGAGCGCGTATGGCCGGGCCTTCAGTCTATTTCGGCCAACTGGTGGACAAACCGTGGCTCGGGCCACCCCCGGACAAGGGGGAGCCCGGCGCGTCTTCCGCCGTGTGGGACGCCCCCCGCCTGCTGGCATTGTGCGACCTCCTGCGCCAAAGTGCGCTTTACGGAGGCCTGGTTCTGTGGGCCCTGGCCCTGGTATGCCTTTTTATTTTCTGA
- a CDS encoding hydantoinase/oxoprolinase family protein codes for MKQKHGANAPAGQVFLLGIDAGGTNTDAVLLVQEQEASENRAASPPKRTPADPAALPRVRLLAAAKTRTKHDDLPASVCEVLHALSCALDDDAAALALGGASLLGRVSRVTLGATLAVNALVQDKADTVALALSAGPGLDPRRFAMGRHVYVVPGGLDHRGTEVSPLNVGGLEAQAARWSAEGIAAVACVGKFSPRNPAHEQRMAQALSRENAASATNSPNATPNIAPNAASDAAHNVESGASFSVTLGHKLSGRLNFPRRIATAYFNAAVQRLHSNFLDAVESALAESGVRAAVRLLKADGGAVPLSLSRREPVQSVLSGPAASVMGVLALCPAARQGCALLLDIGGTTTDMALAVDGSPVVDREGMTLQGRRTLVRALASVSIGVGGDSLVSVDGHGAGASVRVGPLRQGPAMAFGGTSPTLLDALNTLHSAPQADEAGNVAASLSGMEALAQQCGLEPRVLARKAVDNALDQIRRAAAALADAVNARPIYTLAGLRALQEARPSRAWLVGGPAACMKPYLTAALGLPVDCPAHTAVANAVGAALTLPTDAVEVYADTGSCLLRAPALDLTENIRKGCSLEALGDRARELLRQRLEQAGAEGAAVEITEAESFATLDDNGFGSRDMRVVCQAVPGLAGLVSA; via the coding sequence ATGAAGCAGAAGCATGGCGCAAATGCGCCCGCAGGGCAGGTTTTTTTGCTGGGCATAGATGCCGGAGGAACCAACACCGACGCGGTTCTTCTTGTGCAGGAGCAGGAAGCATCCGAAAACCGCGCGGCTTCACCTCCAAAGCGGACGCCGGCTGACCCGGCGGCGCTGCCGCGCGTGCGCCTGTTGGCTGCGGCCAAAACGCGCACAAAACACGATGACCTGCCCGCTTCGGTATGCGAGGTGCTGCATGCCCTGTCCTGCGCCCTGGACGACGATGCCGCCGCCCTTGCCCTTGGCGGGGCGAGCCTTTTGGGCCGCGTAAGCCGCGTCACTCTGGGGGCCACGCTGGCGGTCAACGCGCTCGTGCAGGACAAGGCCGATACCGTGGCCCTTGCCCTTTCCGCCGGGCCGGGGCTTGACCCCCGGCGTTTTGCCATGGGGCGGCATGTATATGTCGTTCCCGGCGGGCTCGATCACAGGGGCACGGAGGTCAGCCCGCTCAATGTCGGCGGCCTTGAGGCGCAGGCCGCCCGCTGGAGCGCGGAGGGCATCGCAGCCGTGGCCTGCGTGGGCAAGTTCTCGCCGCGCAATCCGGCCCATGAGCAGCGGATGGCGCAGGCCCTGAGCCGTGAGAACGCCGCGTCCGCCACAAACAGTCCCAATGCCACGCCAAATATCGCGCCAAACGCCGCATCAGATGCCGCGCACAATGTAGAATCTGGCGCATCATTTTCCGTCACTCTGGGGCACAAGCTTTCGGGGCGGCTCAATTTCCCCCGCCGCATCGCCACGGCCTATTTCAACGCCGCCGTGCAGCGCCTGCACTCCAATTTTCTCGACGCTGTGGAAAGCGCGCTGGCAGAGTCCGGAGTGCGCGCCGCCGTGCGCCTGCTCAAGGCTGACGGCGGCGCGGTGCCCCTGAGTCTTTCGCGCCGTGAGCCGGTACAGTCGGTTCTTTCCGGCCCGGCCGCCAGCGTTATGGGCGTGCTGGCCCTGTGCCCGGCCGCCCGTCAGGGCTGCGCCCTGTTGTTGGACATAGGCGGCACCACCACGGACATGGCTCTGGCGGTGGACGGCTCCCCTGTGGTGGACAGGGAGGGCATGACCCTTCAGGGGCGGCGAACCCTGGTGCGCGCCCTTGCTTCGGTTTCCATCGGCGTGGGCGGCGACTCCCTTGTGTCTGTTGACGGGCACGGGGCCGGAGCCTCGGTACGGGTGGGGCCGCTGCGTCAGGGGCCAGCCATGGCCTTTGGCGGCACGAGCCCGACCTTGCTGGACGCGCTCAATACCCTGCACAGCGCCCCGCAGGCGGACGAGGCCGGAAACGTGGCCGCCTCCCTGTCCGGCATGGAGGCGCTGGCGCAACAGTGCGGCCTTGAGCCCCGTGTTCTGGCCCGCAAGGCTGTGGACAACGCCCTGGATCAGATCCGCCGCGCCGCCGCTGCACTGGCGGACGCCGTCAACGCCCGTCCCATCTATACGCTGGCGGGCCTGCGGGCCTTGCAGGAGGCGCGTCCTTCGCGCGCCTGGCTGGTAGGCGGCCCGGCAGCCTGCATGAAGCCGTATCTGACCGCCGCCCTTGGGCTGCCCGTGGACTGCCCGGCCCATACGGCTGTGGCCAATGCCGTGGGCGCGGCCCTGACCCTGCCCACCGACGCCGTGGAAGTTTACGCCGACACGGGCTCCTGCCTTTTGCGCGCCCCTGCGCTGGATCTGACGGAAAACATCCGCAAGGGATGCAGCCTTGAGGCCCTTGGCGATCGGGCCAGGGAACTTTTGCGCCAGAGGCTGGAACAGGCAGGGGCGGAAGGGGCCGCCGTGGAAATCACCGAGGCCGAGAGCTTCGCCACGCTGGACGACAACGGCTTCGGCAGCAGGGACATGCGCGTCGTGTGTCAGGCTGTGCCTGGTCTGGCGGGGCTGGTGTCAGCCTAG
- a CDS encoding branched-chain amino acid transaminase, translating into MQKMKYIWFDGKMVPWDQAQVHVLTHALHYGSAIFEGIRAYACADGTSAVFRLEDHCKRMLNSAKILRLSLPLTAEELVAACIETLKANELAEGYVRPLSFVGHGEMGVYPGNNPVQTIVATWPWGAYLGAEALEKGIRIKTSTFARSHVNTCMSKAKAAGNYINSILAKVEAKDEGYDEAVMLDTNGYVSEATGENIFIVRDGVIKTTPWTSILGGITRDSVMKLAKDLGYVVEEQQFTRDELYIADEAFFTGTAAEITPIRELDHRQIGVGHAGPVTKHLQAEYFKIVKGENPKYASWLHHYKV; encoded by the coding sequence ATGCAAAAGATGAAGTACATCTGGTTTGATGGCAAAATGGTTCCCTGGGATCAGGCTCAGGTTCACGTGCTCACCCACGCCCTGCATTATGGCAGCGCCATTTTCGAGGGCATCCGGGCATATGCCTGCGCCGACGGCACTTCCGCCGTATTCCGCCTTGAAGACCATTGCAAGCGCATGCTCAACTCCGCCAAGATTCTACGCTTGTCCCTCCCCCTCACCGCCGAGGAACTGGTTGCCGCCTGTATCGAAACCCTCAAGGCCAACGAACTGGCCGAGGGCTACGTGCGCCCGCTTTCCTTTGTGGGACACGGCGAAATGGGCGTCTACCCCGGCAACAATCCTGTGCAGACCATTGTGGCCACCTGGCCCTGGGGAGCCTACCTTGGCGCAGAAGCTCTTGAAAAGGGCATCCGCATCAAGACCAGCACCTTTGCCCGCAGCCATGTGAACACCTGCATGTCCAAGGCCAAAGCGGCCGGCAACTATATCAACTCCATTCTCGCCAAGGTGGAAGCCAAGGACGAAGGCTATGACGAAGCCGTCATGCTGGACACCAACGGCTACGTTTCCGAGGCCACCGGCGAAAATATCTTTATCGTGCGCGACGGCGTCATCAAGACCACGCCCTGGACGTCCATTCTCGGCGGCATCACCCGTGATTCCGTCATGAAACTGGCCAAGGACCTCGGCTATGTGGTGGAAGAACAGCAGTTCACCCGCGATGAACTGTATATCGCCGACGAGGCCTTCTTTACCGGCACAGCGGCTGAAATCACCCCCATCCGCGAACTGGACCACCGTCAGATCGGCGTGGGCCACGCGGGCCCGGTGACCAAGCACCTGCAGGCCGAGTACTTCAAGATCGTCAAGGGCGAAAACCCCAAGTACGCCAGCTGGCTGCACCACTATAAAGTCTAG
- a CDS encoding tRNA (cytidine(34)-2'-O)-methyltransferase — protein MQIVLYEPEIPPNTGNVARLCAATGVTLNLIEPLGFKLEDRYLKRAGLDYWPNVRLNVWPDWRTFAETSGAGGAGGRLVFTSAKASEKSAAVHHFAFEPDDFLVFGPETRGLPQDILALSPYRVRIPMLEGRVRSINLSTSAGIVLYAALARANLMETWT, from the coding sequence ATGCAGATAGTTCTTTATGAGCCGGAAATTCCCCCCAATACGGGCAATGTCGCCCGGCTCTGCGCCGCCACCGGCGTGACGCTCAACCTGATTGAACCTCTGGGCTTCAAGCTTGAAGACCGCTACCTCAAACGCGCGGGTCTGGACTACTGGCCCAATGTGCGTCTGAACGTCTGGCCCGACTGGCGAACCTTTGCGGAAACGTCCGGCGCGGGCGGCGCTGGCGGGCGTCTGGTGTTCACCTCGGCCAAGGCTTCCGAAAAAAGCGCCGCTGTGCACCATTTTGCCTTCGAGCCTGACGATTTTCTGGTTTTCGGGCCTGAAACACGCGGGCTGCCGCAGGATATTCTGGCCCTTTCGCCGTACCGCGTGCGCATCCCCATGCTGGAAGGGCGCGTGCGCAGCATCAACCTGTCCACATCGGCGGGCATTGTGCTGTATGCGGCTCTGGCCCGGGCCAATCTTATGGAGACCTGGACGTGA